The proteins below are encoded in one region of Planctomycetia bacterium:
- a CDS encoding family 43 glycosylhydrolase — protein MFALLLAAAISAPPSTYCNPINIDYGFCPIPNFVEQGKHRATADPVIVTFRGDYYLFSTNQWGYWYSPDLSNWTFCPRKFLRPEHMVYDELCAPGAFVMDDAIYLIGSTHTKDFALWKSVNPRQNEWTEAVPKFQAGAWDPAFFVDDDERLYLYYGSSNLYPLYGWEIDRKTLQPIGERRELIHLNDAEHGWERFGEGNDNTFLRPFLEGAWMTKHGGKYYLQYAAPGTEFSGYGDGVYVCDAPLGPFEYQPHNPFCYKPGGFARGAGHGATFQDPQGNYWRTATIVIGVKNNFERRLGIWPAGVDDDGVMYCRTAFGDYPHYLPQSGEQAGKFTSWMLLNYQKSVTVSSTLGGYAPNFAVDEDIRTYWSGKSADKGEWLMSDLGEVSTIHAVQVNFADQDADVMGKVQSLCHQYVIESSVDGQAWHPLIDKIDNRRDVPHDYVELDAPVEARYVRITNHHMATGKFALSGLRVFGHGHGAAPMPVERFAVLRGDSERRNAWLKWQAGPDATGYVIHSGVAPDKLYTSVMVYGENQYYFRAMDRDRSYFFAIEAFNENGISPRSAAIEVK, from the coding sequence ATGTTCGCACTCCTCCTCGCTGCGGCGATCTCCGCGCCGCCTTCGACCTACTGTAATCCCATCAACATTGACTACGGGTTCTGCCCGATTCCCAACTTCGTCGAGCAAGGGAAGCATCGCGCCACGGCCGATCCCGTGATCGTCACGTTTCGCGGCGACTACTATCTATTTTCGACGAACCAATGGGGCTACTGGTACAGTCCTGACCTGTCGAACTGGACTTTCTGCCCGCGCAAGTTTCTGCGGCCGGAGCACATGGTCTACGACGAATTGTGTGCGCCCGGTGCGTTCGTGATGGACGATGCGATCTATCTGATCGGCTCGACGCATACCAAAGACTTCGCGCTTTGGAAGAGCGTCAACCCGCGGCAGAACGAATGGACGGAGGCCGTGCCGAAGTTTCAAGCCGGGGCCTGGGATCCGGCGTTCTTCGTCGATGACGACGAACGACTCTATCTCTACTACGGTTCCAGTAATCTCTATCCGCTCTATGGATGGGAGATTGACCGCAAGACGCTGCAACCGATCGGCGAGCGGCGCGAGCTGATTCATTTGAACGACGCTGAACATGGTTGGGAACGCTTCGGCGAAGGCAATGACAATACTTTCTTACGCCCATTCCTCGAAGGGGCGTGGATGACCAAGCACGGCGGCAAGTATTACTTGCAATACGCTGCGCCCGGCACGGAGTTCAGCGGCTATGGCGACGGCGTCTACGTCTGCGACGCGCCGCTGGGGCCGTTCGAGTATCAACCGCACAATCCGTTCTGCTACAAGCCCGGCGGTTTCGCGCGCGGCGCAGGACACGGCGCGACGTTTCAAGATCCGCAGGGAAACTACTGGCGCACTGCGACGATCGTGATCGGCGTCAAGAACAACTTCGAGCGACGGCTCGGCATCTGGCCAGCAGGCGTCGACGACGACGGCGTGATGTATTGCCGCACGGCGTTCGGTGACTATCCGCACTACTTGCCACAGTCTGGCGAGCAAGCCGGGAAGTTCACGAGCTGGATGCTGCTCAACTATCAGAAGTCGGTGACCGTCTCTTCGACACTCGGCGGATACGCCCCGAACTTCGCCGTGGATGAAGATATTCGCACCTATTGGAGCGGCAAGTCGGCGGACAAAGGCGAATGGTTGATGAGTGATCTGGGCGAGGTGAGCACGATTCACGCGGTGCAGGTCAACTTCGCCGATCAAGACGCCGACGTGATGGGCAAGGTACAGTCGCTGTGCCATCAGTACGTGATCGAATCGTCGGTCGATGGCCAGGCATGGCATCCACTGATCGACAAGATCGACAATCGCCGGGACGTGCCGCATGACTACGTGGAGCTCGACGCGCCAGTCGAGGCTCGCTACGTCCGCATCACCAACCATCACATGGCCACGGGTAAGTTCGCTCTAAGCGGCCTGCGCGTCTTCGGGCATGGCCATGGCGCTGCGCCAATGCCGGTGGAGCGCTTCGCCGTCCTGCGCGGCGACAGCGAGCGCCGCAACGCCTGGCTCAAGTGGCAGGCCGGGCCGGACGCGACGGGGTATGTGATCCACTCCGGTGTCGCTCCGGATAAGCTCTACACCAGCGTGATGGTCTACGGCGAGAACCAATATTATTTTCGAGCGATGGACCGAGACCGCAGCTACTTCTTCGCAATCGAAGCCTTCAACGAGAACGGCATCTCGCCGCGTTCGGCGGCGATCGAAGTGAAATAG
- a CDS encoding DUF6605 domain-containing protein, producing MNEPVTPRRTVLKQMAGIGAAMLAPPALAQGADSAVVAPANAIVTENARAGTRDWMLSKTGVDPATKYRCPWIEGYCSKSSVRPGETITFHVSTNPVSEFTLSIYRLGYYGGDGGRLMAELGPFPGKTQPDPDVGPKRLRDCHWEPCQELYIHENWLSGVYVGKLTALDNGWQSYVIFVVRDDRQADYLFQVSDNTWQAYNRWPSQFSLYDDGQDEWYWGGGVQVSFNRPYGKYCQILDAPLSIGSGEFFLWEFPLAYWMESLGCDVTYASNIDTHQDPLQLLRAKGLISIGHDEYWSIEMFQHVKRAIDSGVNVAFLSGNAICGRIQFDPTLRAFERVGVYGPPGGMRDFVAMKSLAHERPYANELIGAHSTGPVTGGADWICNLPDHWLYAGTGMKLGDRVPGVIGWEWHGDPAPIPGLEIVATGATQSAPGTPNEGVYTATVYPGPKNNFVFNAATCWWADGLSVPPGYVRPKVYTEPQGPDPRLQQITKNVLDRMRA from the coding sequence ATGAATGAACCTGTTACGCCACGCCGCACCGTGTTGAAGCAAATGGCGGGAATCGGCGCGGCGATGCTGGCGCCTCCCGCTTTGGCGCAAGGCGCGGACTCCGCCGTCGTCGCGCCGGCCAATGCGATCGTCACGGAAAACGCCCGCGCCGGCACGCGCGATTGGATGCTCTCGAAGACCGGCGTAGATCCGGCCACGAAGTATCGTTGTCCCTGGATCGAGGGCTATTGCTCAAAGTCCAGCGTGAGGCCCGGCGAGACGATCACGTTTCACGTGAGCACGAATCCGGTCTCCGAGTTCACGCTGTCGATCTATCGCCTGGGCTACTACGGTGGCGACGGCGGACGCTTGATGGCCGAGTTGGGGCCGTTTCCAGGGAAGACGCAGCCCGATCCGGACGTCGGCCCGAAGCGGCTGCGCGATTGCCATTGGGAGCCCTGTCAGGAGTTGTACATCCATGAGAATTGGCTGAGCGGCGTTTACGTCGGCAAGCTGACGGCGCTCGACAACGGCTGGCAGAGCTATGTGATCTTCGTCGTGCGCGACGACCGCCAGGCCGATTACCTGTTTCAAGTCAGCGACAACACCTGGCAGGCGTACAATCGTTGGCCGTCACAGTTCTCGCTCTATGACGACGGCCAGGACGAATGGTATTGGGGAGGCGGCGTTCAGGTCAGTTTCAATCGGCCGTACGGCAAATACTGCCAGATTCTCGATGCTCCGCTCTCGATCGGTTCCGGCGAGTTCTTTCTCTGGGAGTTCCCGCTCGCTTACTGGATGGAATCTCTCGGCTGCGACGTGACTTACGCCTCGAACATCGACACGCATCAGGATCCCCTGCAACTGCTGCGCGCGAAGGGACTCATCTCCATTGGGCATGACGAGTACTGGAGCATTGAGATGTTCCAGCATGTAAAGCGCGCGATTGACTCCGGCGTGAACGTCGCGTTTCTCTCCGGCAACGCCATCTGCGGGCGGATTCAGTTCGACCCGACGTTGCGCGCGTTTGAACGCGTCGGCGTCTACGGCCCGCCGGGAGGCATGCGCGATTTCGTGGCGATGAAGTCGCTGGCCCATGAGCGACCGTACGCGAACGAGTTGATTGGCGCGCACAGCACCGGCCCCGTCACCGGCGGCGCGGATTGGATTTGCAATCTTCCGGATCACTGGCTGTATGCCGGCACGGGGATGAAACTCGGCGACCGTGTTCCCGGCGTGATCGGTTGGGAATGGCATGGCGATCCCGCGCCGATTCCGGGGCTCGAGATCGTCGCCACCGGCGCGACGCAATCAGCCCCCGGCACGCCGAACGAAGGCGTTTACACGGCAACCGTCTATCCCGGCCCGAAGAATAACTTCGTCTTCAACGCGGCGACGTGCTGGTGGGCCGACGGGCTCAGCGTTCCGCCGGGTTATGTCCGCCCAAAAGTCTATACGGAACCCCAAGGCCCGGACCCGCGCTTACAACAGATCACCAAGAACGTCCTCGATCGAATGCGGGCGTAA
- the nadE gene encoding NAD(+) synthase has translation MKLLKIAAGVLNQTPLDWDGNRARIEQAIAAARGAGASMLCLPEMCISGYGCEDAFLSPGVQRIAWQVLHELLPSTAGMVVSLGLPLFHNNALFNAACLAVDGRIAGFVAKRFLAGDGIHYEPRWFKPWPADRRTELVVDGASYPLGDIYFDVGGVKFGFEICEDAWVANRPGAELARRGVDVILNPSASHFAFGKIDVRMRFVLEGSRAFGVSYVYANLLGNEAGRAIYDGGALIASGGQLVAAGPRFSYADQQITCAVIDIDGTRMAQSRTGSFQPDLTPGEDCVSVPFRFPAIAPERATITRDAWESGPHVKEEEFTRAVTLALFDYLRKSRSRGFVVSLSGGADSSAVSCLCAMMVRRGTQELGREAWRAKLDYCLELNGAATDDAIIQRLLTCVYQSTRNSTLTTRAAARSVAIALGAEFLELDVDALVQQYQGIVSEAIGRPLDWARDDLALQNIQARVRSPSVWLLANLRNALLLSTSNRSEAAVGYATMDGDTSGGLCPIAGIDKAYLRRWLVWLENSGPAGLGPIAALSAVNVQPPTAELRPQSSHQTDEADLMPYELLDAVERAAIRDKRTPLETYQLMRVAFPQYEVRQLAAWVERFFRLWCRNQWKRERYAPSFHLDDENLDPKTWCRFPILSGGYVRELAEMWAEVAET, from the coding sequence ATGAAGCTGCTGAAAATCGCCGCCGGCGTGTTGAATCAGACGCCCTTGGACTGGGATGGCAACCGTGCGCGGATCGAACAAGCGATCGCGGCGGCGCGCGGCGCCGGCGCGAGCATGCTCTGCCTGCCGGAAATGTGCATCTCCGGCTATGGGTGCGAGGACGCGTTTCTTTCCCCAGGCGTACAACGGATCGCCTGGCAGGTACTGCACGAGCTGTTGCCGAGCACCGCCGGAATGGTCGTCTCGCTCGGCTTGCCGCTGTTTCACAACAACGCGCTGTTCAATGCGGCTTGCCTGGCGGTGGATGGACGCATCGCCGGGTTCGTGGCCAAACGCTTTCTCGCCGGCGACGGCATTCACTACGAACCGCGCTGGTTTAAGCCTTGGCCCGCTGACCGCCGCACCGAGTTGGTCGTCGACGGCGCGAGTTATCCGCTGGGCGATATCTATTTCGATGTCGGCGGCGTCAAGTTTGGCTTCGAGATCTGCGAAGACGCCTGGGTCGCGAATCGGCCGGGTGCGGAATTAGCGCGGCGAGGCGTCGACGTGATCTTGAATCCCAGCGCGAGCCACTTTGCCTTCGGCAAGATCGACGTGCGGATGCGTTTCGTGTTGGAAGGCTCGCGCGCGTTCGGCGTCAGCTATGTCTATGCGAACTTGCTCGGCAACGAGGCGGGACGCGCGATCTACGACGGCGGCGCGCTGATTGCTTCCGGGGGACAACTCGTCGCGGCGGGGCCGCGATTCTCTTACGCCGATCAACAAATCACCTGCGCCGTGATCGATATCGACGGTACGCGGATGGCCCAATCGCGCACCGGCAGCTTTCAGCCAGATCTGACGCCGGGCGAGGATTGCGTCAGCGTGCCGTTTCGCTTTCCGGCGATTGCGCCGGAACGTGCCACGATTACGCGCGACGCCTGGGAAAGCGGTCCGCATGTCAAGGAAGAAGAATTCACGCGTGCCGTCACGTTGGCCCTGTTCGACTATTTGCGCAAGAGCCGGTCGCGGGGATTCGTGGTCTCGCTCAGCGGCGGCGCGGATTCCTCGGCCGTAAGCTGCCTGTGCGCGATGATGGTGCGGCGCGGGACGCAAGAACTGGGGCGCGAGGCTTGGCGCGCGAAGCTGGATTATTGCCTCGAGTTGAACGGCGCTGCGACGGACGACGCCATCATTCAACGGCTGTTGACGTGCGTCTATCAGTCGACGCGCAACAGCACGCTGACCACGCGCGCAGCCGCGCGGAGCGTGGCCATCGCGCTCGGCGCAGAGTTCCTGGAACTGGACGTCGATGCGCTCGTGCAGCAATATCAGGGCATCGTCAGCGAAGCCATCGGTCGCCCGCTGGATTGGGCGCGCGACGATCTGGCGCTGCAAAACATTCAAGCCCGCGTGCGCTCGCCGAGCGTGTGGCTGCTGGCAAACTTGCGCAACGCCTTGTTGTTGTCGACGAGCAATCGCTCCGAGGCCGCGGTGGGCTATGCGACGATGGACGGCGACACCTCGGGCGGGCTCTGTCCGATCGCCGGCATCGACAAGGCGTATCTGCGCCGCTGGCTGGTATGGCTCGAAAACTCGGGGCCGGCAGGCCTTGGTCCGATCGCGGCGTTAAGCGCCGTCAACGTGCAACCGCCGACGGCCGAGCTGCGCCCGCAGAGTTCGCACCAAACGGACGAAGCCGATCTGATGCCGTACGAACTGCTCGACGCGGTGGAGCGCGCGGCGATTCGCGACAAGCGAACACCACTCGAAACGTATCAATTGATGCGCGTCGCGTTCCCGCAATACGAAGTGCGCCAATTGGCCGCTTGGGTGGAACGTTTCTTTCGCCTCTGGTGCCGCAATCAATGGAAGCGCGAACGCTACGCGCCGTCGTTTCATTTGGATGACGAGAATCTCGATCCCAAGACCTGGTGCCGCTTTCCCATCTTGTCCGGCGGCTACGTCCGCGAATTGGCGGAAATGTGGGCTGAAGTCGCAGAAACATAG
- a CDS encoding serine/threonine-protein kinase, which yields MDDSTRSDVSGAGTLSDIREALSCVKFLCAAGEQDRAGLRFAADALARLEQDHELMERFSIVRELGAGGFGRVFLAEDQRLRRPVAIKVPLPRVLAQPRLCELFAAEPLVAASLDHAGIVPVFDGGHAGVVPYLVSGYVDGPPLDVWLAEQTCPVDADTAARLASQLAEAVGHAHERGVLHLDLKPANVLLDTRRDAHGVEQSFPRLTDLG from the coding sequence TTGGATGATTCGACCCGCAGTGACGTTTCCGGCGCCGGCACGCTCTCGGATATCCGCGAGGCGTTGAGTTGCGTGAAATTTTTGTGCGCCGCGGGAGAGCAGGATCGCGCCGGATTGAGATTCGCGGCCGACGCACTCGCGCGGCTGGAACAGGACCACGAGCTGATGGAACGGTTTTCCATCGTGCGCGAACTCGGCGCCGGCGGATTTGGCCGCGTGTTCCTGGCGGAAGACCAGCGCCTGAGGCGACCGGTTGCGATCAAGGTTCCGCTACCCCGCGTTCTTGCGCAACCGCGGCTGTGCGAACTATTCGCCGCCGAACCGCTAGTCGCCGCCAGCCTCGATCATGCCGGTATCGTCCCGGTGTTCGACGGCGGGCATGCCGGCGTCGTGCCGTACCTGGTGAGCGGCTATGTCGACGGACCGCCGCTCGACGTCTGGCTGGCCGAGCAAACGTGTCCCGTGGACGCGGACACCGCGGCGCGCTTGGCAAGCCAACTCGCCGAAGCCGTCGGCCATGCCCATGAGCGCGGCGTATTGCATCTAGACTTGAAGCCCGCGAATGTTCTTCTGGATACCCGCCGCGATGCGCATGGCGTCGAGCAGAGCTTTCCGCGGCTCACCGATTTGGGTTAG
- a CDS encoding sigma-70 family RNA polymerase sigma factor codes for MTAARRHESSIDEELLKAAQQGDQPALNTLLASIQPMLWIVAKQGLDPQLAARVNPSDAVQSTLRQVTAKLSERAFENVAQLRQWLLLALEHKLIDLGRRHMRDCRDVRRDRGHLDSDANPCTRLPAPEHHAPEELLSRREHADLVRQAIGQLSSRHREVIEAYWLDELPLAEIAARLDLTTDQVWGRLTRGLGALRQVLKRGEVG; via the coding sequence GTGACTGCGGCCCGACGTCACGAGTCCTCGATCGACGAGGAGTTGCTCAAAGCGGCGCAACAGGGCGATCAGCCCGCCCTCAACACGCTATTGGCGTCCATCCAGCCGATGCTCTGGATCGTCGCGAAGCAGGGGCTCGACCCGCAACTCGCGGCGCGCGTCAATCCGTCCGACGCGGTCCAATCGACTCTCAGGCAAGTAACCGCCAAGTTATCCGAGCGCGCCTTCGAGAACGTCGCTCAACTGCGGCAATGGCTGCTTCTGGCCCTGGAGCACAAGCTTATCGACCTCGGCCGCCGGCACATGCGGGATTGCCGCGACGTGCGTCGCGACCGGGGGCATCTCGACAGCGATGCCAACCCATGCACTCGACTACCGGCGCCCGAGCATCACGCCCCCGAGGAGTTGCTAAGTCGCCGCGAACATGCGGATTTGGTGCGGCAAGCGATCGGGCAACTCTCCTCGCGGCACCGTGAAGTGATCGAAGCCTACTGGCTCGATGAGTTGCCGCTGGCCGAGATCGCCGCTCGGCTCGACTTGACCACGGACCAGGTCTGGGGACGCCTCACACGGGGACTCGGGGCGCTGCGCCAGGTCCTCAAGCGAGGCGAAGTTGGATGA
- a CDS encoding GNAT family N-acetyltransferase gives MIERLRFPVSDADLAALADLLWDAVASGASISFVEPFSPEVSAHYWEKWIAQAQADPRRVILVARDELGITGSVQLHPAWAPNQPHRADVAKLLVHRRARKQGVGAALMLAVEAGAREAGLSLLTLDTKVGDHAERLYERLGWTRAGVIPNYAQNPDRSYCDTVYFWKWIEQGAS, from the coding sequence ATGATCGAACGGCTACGATTTCCGGTAAGCGACGCTGATCTCGCGGCATTGGCCGACCTGCTATGGGACGCCGTCGCGAGCGGCGCATCGATCAGTTTCGTCGAACCCTTTTCGCCGGAAGTCTCCGCGCACTATTGGGAAAAGTGGATCGCACAAGCGCAAGCCGATCCGCGCCGCGTGATCCTCGTGGCACGCGACGAGCTTGGTATCACCGGCAGCGTGCAGCTTCACCCAGCCTGGGCGCCGAATCAGCCGCATCGTGCCGACGTGGCAAAGCTATTGGTCCATCGTCGGGCGCGCAAACAGGGCGTCGGCGCGGCGTTGATGCTGGCCGTGGAAGCCGGCGCACGCGAAGCAGGGCTATCGCTGCTGACGCTCGACACCAAAGTCGGCGACCACGCCGAGCGCCTCTACGAACGGCTCGGCTGGACGCGCGCCGGCGTGATCCCAAACTACGCCCAAAACCCGGACCGCAGCTATTGCGATACGGTGTATTTTTGGAAGTGGATCGAGCAAGGCGCTTCGTAA
- a CDS encoding sulfotransferase, with product MPATAESSPPKSAPPATKPRDWSARLCEGMTFGTWRALLRSNHFAVDPPFRRSALWVNFISLVNSFYRFGQIAERGLFLRNAKVTQPPIFILGHWRSGTTLLHELLVLDERHTSPNSYQCFAPHHFVVTSWFAYRFLKFLIPAKRPMDNMVMGWHRPQEDEFALANLGVPSTYRDITFPNGRPHAPEYLTLEGVPSEDLERWKKALWTFLRNVNYQDPRRIVLKSPPHTGRLRVLRAMFPDARFVHITRDPLVVFPSTVNLWTQLYKKHGLQTPRLEGLDEYVFDSFERMYRSFERDRSDVPANRLVDVRYDDLIQDPIAQVRGIYEQLELGGFDQLEPKLSEFWSGQAEYRTNHFELDDHTKAEVRRRWGPWMQKYGYEG from the coding sequence ATGCCTGCCACGGCCGAATCTTCGCCGCCGAAGTCCGCACCGCCGGCAACCAAGCCCAGGGATTGGTCGGCGCGTCTTTGCGAGGGGATGACATTTGGGACCTGGAGGGCGTTACTGAGAAGTAACCATTTCGCAGTCGATCCGCCGTTCCGCCGCTCGGCCCTCTGGGTGAATTTCATCTCGCTGGTGAACTCGTTCTATCGCTTCGGGCAAATCGCGGAGCGGGGCCTGTTTTTGCGTAACGCGAAGGTCACGCAGCCCCCGATCTTTATCCTTGGCCATTGGCGTTCCGGCACCACGCTGCTGCACGAGCTGCTGGTGCTCGACGAGCGGCACACGTCGCCGAACTCGTATCAGTGCTTCGCGCCGCACCATTTCGTCGTCACCAGTTGGTTCGCGTACCGGTTTCTCAAGTTTCTGATTCCGGCCAAGCGTCCCATGGACAACATGGTGATGGGCTGGCATCGGCCGCAGGAGGACGAGTTCGCGCTGGCCAATCTCGGCGTGCCGTCGACTTACCGCGACATCACCTTCCCGAACGGTCGCCCGCACGCTCCGGAATACTTGACCTTAGAAGGCGTGCCGAGCGAAGACCTGGAGCGATGGAAAAAAGCACTGTGGACGTTCCTCCGCAACGTGAACTACCAGGACCCGCGCCGCATCGTGTTGAAAAGCCCGCCACACACAGGCCGGCTGCGCGTGCTGCGCGCAATGTTTCCGGATGCGCGTTTCGTCCACATCACGCGCGATCCGCTAGTGGTGTTTCCTTCCACCGTCAACCTGTGGACGCAGCTTTACAAGAAACACGGCCTACAGACGCCGCGGCTAGAAGGACTCGACGAGTACGTATTCGATAGCTTTGAGCGGATGTACCGCAGCTTCGAGCGCGATCGTTCCGACGTGCCGGCGAATCGCCTGGTCGACGTGCGCTACGACGACCTAATTCAAGACCCCATCGCGCAAGTGCGCGGCATTTACGAGCAATTAGAGCTTGGCGGCTTCGATCAACTGGAACCGAAGCTCTCGGAATTCTGGTCCGGCCAGGCCGAATACCGCACGAATCACTTCGAACTCGATGACCACACCAAGGCCGAAGTCCGCCGCCGCTGGGGGCCATGGATGCAGAAGTACGGCTACGAGGGATAG
- a CDS encoding NAD-dependent epimerase/dehydratase family protein: MSDPILVTGATGLVGNNVVRTLLGAGHAVRTLVRVSADSRPLEGLAVEQVTGDVTDAASVAAAVQGCGAVIHAAAEVHIGRTGLERQRRINVEGTRNIADAARKARIRLVHVSTCDAIGQGTAESPATEDTRLPQARLPYVITKREAERVVLGNVVAGLDAVIVNPAYMIGPWDWKPSSGKMLLEVAAGRGTFAPRGSTSLCDVRDVAQAIVAALTQGASGERYILAGRTLSWLELWRKFAEVSGGRRPVCRAGPLMIWIGGWGGDVWGLIRRKEPAFNSASARHAWQERHYSSAKAEQALGYTIRPAEETIRDAWAWFQEHDYARRKEANANL, from the coding sequence GTGAGTGATCCGATTCTGGTGACCGGCGCTACGGGGTTGGTCGGTAACAATGTCGTGCGTACGCTTCTGGGCGCCGGGCACGCGGTGCGGACGCTGGTGCGCGTTTCGGCGGACTCGCGGCCGTTGGAAGGACTCGCAGTTGAGCAAGTGACCGGCGACGTTACGGACGCGGCCTCGGTCGCCGCCGCGGTGCAGGGCTGCGGGGCGGTGATTCACGCCGCCGCCGAGGTCCACATCGGTCGGACGGGACTGGAACGCCAGCGCCGGATCAATGTCGAAGGGACGCGGAACATTGCCGACGCGGCGCGCAAGGCGCGCATCCGACTGGTCCATGTCTCCACCTGCGACGCCATCGGGCAGGGCACCGCCGAGTCGCCAGCGACGGAGGACACTCGCCTGCCCCAGGCGCGGCTGCCGTATGTGATCACCAAGCGCGAAGCCGAGCGTGTCGTGCTCGGCAACGTCGTGGCCGGGTTGGATGCGGTGATCGTCAACCCGGCGTACATGATCGGCCCCTGGGATTGGAAACCGTCGTCCGGAAAAATGCTGCTAGAAGTCGCGGCGGGGCGAGGGACGTTTGCGCCGCGCGGATCAACGAGTCTGTGCGATGTCCGCGACGTGGCCCAGGCGATCGTCGCCGCGCTCACGCAAGGCGCGTCGGGCGAGCGATACATCCTGGCAGGCCGGACGCTTTCCTGGCTGGAGCTGTGGCGCAAGTTCGCCGAGGTTTCCGGCGGGCGCCGGCCGGTCTGCCGCGCCGGCCCGCTGATGATCTGGATCGGCGGCTGGGGCGGCGACGTCTGGGGGCTCATTCGCCGGAAAGAGCCGGCCTTCAACAGCGCCTCCGCGCGCCACGCCTGGCAGGAACGCCACTACAGCAGCGCCAAGGCGGAACAAGCACTGGGCTACACGATCCGACCGGCGGAAGAAACGATCCGCGACGCCTGGGCCTGGTTCCAGGAGCACGATTACGCGCGCCGCAAAGAAGCGAATGCCAATCTGTAG
- a CDS encoding MotA/TolQ/ExbB proton channel family protein: MSKSNRMALALMRSSALWGGFAALGFYTLIHTINFGGDFLYRYCASHPIVYAETILFFIGMAALVIRWFEVGAQSKLTAKPLLPAMGSTPEPPTSAQRLLGNISALPALKQASYLGQRLRAALLHIARTGTADGLDDELKYLSEGESIKAHSGYALVMIIVWAIPILGFLGTVVGITNAIGNLSPDALEASLPAVTAGLGVAFDTTALALALSMVLMFTKFQVAKDEEKMLNEVDLRASEELALRFEQRGTQRDPQLLAIARMTESVVEACGKLVERQAEIWQSTLGASQQQMQQSLAASMAQGLEAHAARLAASAEWQTEQNHRYWNQFQQALGENVQNLRSVQGDMVKQGQVLRDVLVAMGQLTGLEDALNRNLAALAGSQNFEETLLNLAATINLLNARLAHAPGAAGHEAVAVRSARVGHAA; encoded by the coding sequence GTGAGTAAATCGAACCGGATGGCCCTGGCGCTGATGCGCTCCTCCGCCTTGTGGGGCGGCTTCGCGGCGCTGGGCTTCTATACGCTCATTCACACGATCAATTTCGGCGGTGATTTCCTATACCGCTATTGCGCCAGTCACCCGATCGTCTACGCCGAAACCATTTTGTTCTTTATCGGCATGGCGGCGTTGGTGATTCGCTGGTTCGAAGTCGGCGCACAATCCAAATTGACAGCAAAGCCGCTGCTCCCAGCCATGGGCAGCACGCCGGAACCACCGACGTCGGCACAGCGACTGCTCGGCAACATCAGCGCGCTGCCGGCGCTCAAACAAGCCAGCTACCTGGGCCAGCGGCTGCGCGCTGCCCTGCTGCACATCGCCCGCACTGGCACCGCCGATGGGCTGGACGACGAGCTGAAGTACCTTTCTGAAGGCGAGTCGATCAAGGCGCACTCCGGTTACGCCTTGGTGATGATCATCGTCTGGGCGATCCCGATTCTCGGCTTCCTCGGCACCGTCGTCGGCATTACTAATGCCATTGGAAACCTATCACCGGACGCGCTCGAAGCATCGCTTCCCGCGGTAACGGCCGGCCTCGGCGTGGCTTTCGATACGACGGCGCTCGCTTTGGCGCTGTCGATGGTGCTGATGTTCACCAAGTTCCAGGTCGCCAAAGACGAAGAAAAGATGCTCAATGAGGTCGACCTTCGCGCCAGCGAAGAGTTGGCCCTGCGCTTCGAACAACGCGGCACGCAGCGCGACCCGCAGTTGTTGGCCATCGCCCGGATGACGGAATCGGTCGTCGAGGCCTGTGGCAAACTGGTGGAACGTCAGGCAGAGATCTGGCAGTCGACGCTCGGCGCATCACAGCAGCAAATGCAACAATCGCTCGCCGCTTCGATGGCGCAAGGGCTCGAAGCCCACGCCGCGCGGCTGGCGGCGTCGGCCGAATGGCAGACCGAACAGAATCACCGTTACTGGAATCAATTCCAGCAAGCACTCGGCGAGAACGTGCAGAATCTGCGCTCCGTGCAAGGCGACATGGTCAAACAAGGCCAGGTGCTGCGCGACGTGCTGGTCGCGATGGGGCAACTCACCGGGTTGGAAGACGCGCTCAATCGTAACCTCGCGGCGCTGGCCGGATCGCAGAACTTCGAAGAAACGCTGCTGAATCTCGCCGCCACGATCAATCTACTGAACGCCCGCCTGGCCCACGCGCCGGGCGCCGCTGGACATGAAGCGGTCGCCGTGCGGAGCGCCCGGGTAGGCCACGCCGCATGA